The nucleotide window GACGAACAACCAGCGGCTTTTTAACGCACCCAACGCGACGCAATACGTCAAAGACGCGTTCCACGAGTATATCGTGAACGGAAAGAAAGATGTGGTGAACCCAGCCAACAGCGGGACGAAGAGCGCCATGGTCTTCCGTCGCATGGTGGAGCCGGGACAGACCACGGTGGTGAATCTCCGGCTTACCGAGCATCCCCAGCCTGCACCGTTCAGCACGGAGTTTGACGCGCTTTTCAAACTGCGTGAGGAGGAGAGCACGGAGTTTTATAAGGCCATCGCGCCTGGCGCATCGGAGGAGGATCTCCGTATCCAAAAGAGTGCACTGGCAGGGCTCCTCTGGTGCAAAAAGTTCTACTTCTTCCCCGTCCTCCTGTGGCTCGAAGGCGACCCCACCATGCCCAAGCCCCCAGCGGAGCGTTGGAAACTGCCCAATGCGTTCTGGAAGGAGATGCACGCCCATGACGTGATCTCGATGCCAGACTGCTGGGAGTACCCGTATTTCTGCGCCTGGGATCTGATGTTCCAATCCGTAGCCTTTTCGCTCATCGATTCACAGACGGCGAAGAAGCAAAACCTGCTGCTGCGCGGGGAGCGGTACACCTCCCCAAGTTCACAGATGCCCGCCTACGAATGGGCGCTCTCCGATGCCAACCCTCCGATCGGCGGCTGGGCGGCATGGCGCATCTATTCCATCGAACGAGGCATCAAGGGTGTGGGTGACCGGGACTACCTCAAGCGTGCCTTCAACAAGCTCCTCATGGGATACTCCTGGTGGGCAAACCGCGTCGACCAGACAGGTGACAATGTCTTCGAAGGTGGCTTCCTTGGCTTGGACAACATCGGAGTCTTCGACCGTCGCTATCCCCTGCCCGATGGCAGCCGCATCGAGCAGAGCGATGGCACGTCATGGATGGCGACCTATTCGCTCAACATGCTCAACATCGCCCTCGAGCTGGCTCGCGAAGACCCCATCTACGAGGATATTGCCGACAAGTTCCTCAACGATTTCATCTACCTCGCAGCATCCGTCAATGCCAAGGGCACCCACGGCTTCAGCCTCTGGGATGACGAAGATGGATTTTACTACGATGTACTGCGCCGTCCCGATGGGTCTGTCGAGTATCTGCGGACTCGGTCCATCGCCGGACTCACGCCGCTCTTTGCGGTGGAGAGCTTCGGATCGGAAGTGGCGGATTTATTCCCGCTCATGCGCAAGCGCATCGAGTATTTCCAGAAACACCGCCCGCACCTGCTCGACGAACTCCACCACATCGGCAAGGAAATCGACGGCCGCCGCCTCGTCTCTCTCGTGCCGCCCGAGCGTCTGCGCCGCATCTGCGAAAGGCTGTTCGATGAAAACGAATTCCTCTCGCCCCACGGCATCCGCGCGCTTTCGCGGTATTACCTCGACCATCCGTACACTTTCACAGAGGGTACGGAGACCGAGACCCTGAGCTACAGTCCAGCGGACAGCCCGGTCGGGATGTTCGGCGGAAACTCCAACTGGCGAGGGCCGGTCTGGATTCCCATGAATTACCTGCTCATCGAGGCCCTGCAAAAGTTTGGCTTCTACTTTGGAGATACCTTCAAGGTGGAATTTCCCACCGGCAGCGGAAACGAGATGAACCTCTGGGACATCTCGATCGAGCTACAAAAGCGTCTCGTCTCGATCTTCCAGCAGGATGAAAATGGCAAGCGCGCCTTCAATGGCGATGTCGAACTCTTCCAGAACGATCCGCACTGGAAAGACCTGCTGATATTCAATGAATACTTCAACGGCGACACCGGGGCGGGAGTCGGCGCCAGCCACCAGACCGGCTGGACCGCGCTCATCGCCAAGATGATCCGCCAGATCCACACCTTCCAAGCCGATTAACCCAACCCACTCCACATCTATGAAACTCGAAGGAAAAGTAGCTCTCGTCACAGGCAGCGCCCAAGGCATCGGCCAGGCCATCGCAATCCGTCTCGCCAAGGAAGGCGCTGACGTCATCATCGACGACCGTCTCGGCAACACCGGAGCACAGGAGACATGCAAAGAGATTGAGTCCCTGGGGCGGAAGTCCCTCGTCGTCGGAGGCGACCTCGCCAATCTCGCCGATAACCGCCGCCTCATCACCGAGGGCGTGTCGAACTTCGGCAAGATCGACATCCTCGTCAACAACGCCGGCGTCGAGAAGGGCGCGGACTTCTGGAATGTCACCGAGGCCGACTATGACTTCGTCCTCAACATCAACCTCAAGGGCACGTATTTCCTCACCCAGGATTTCGTCAACCACCTCCGCGACACGAAGCGTACCGGCAAGATCATCAATGTCAGCTCCGTACACGAGGAGCTTCCCTTCCCGCACTTCTCGACCTACTGCGCGAGCAAGGGCGCGCTGAAGATGCTGTGCCGCGACCTGGCGATCGAACTGGCCCCGCTCGGGATCACAATCAACAACATCGCCCCGGGCGCGATCGAGACACCGATCAACACCAAACTCCTCAACAGCCCCGACCTCATGAAGGCGCTGCTGAGCAACATCCCGCTCAATCGACTCGGTAAACCCGGCGATGTCGCTGGCGTGGCGGCGTTCCTTGCCTCTGAGGATGCAGACTACATCACCGGCACGACCATCGTCGTCGACGGCGGCCTGCTCTGGGACTATTCCGAACAGTAAAGATAACCTTAGTGCGAGGCGGCGGCGCGGAAATCCGGCCCCGCCTCCTCCGCCTGAGCCTGGGCTCGACGGGCGGTGATCTTTACAAAGAGCCACATTCCTCCCACGTAGGCAAATGTCGCAAAGGGGATCAGGATGCCCTCCCAGGTCGGATACAGTCCCAGCCAGATGCCCATCCATGAGGGCAATTCCAGCCCCGGGATCGGGTGCACTGGCAGCCAACCGACCGTCTGGAAAAGTCGCGTGGTCGAGCCGAGGAACGTGAAGAGTACGAAGATCACCAGCACACCAGTGACGACGAGCATCTTGCGATACGGGAGCTTGGCCCCGATCGCGAAGACGGCCACACCGAGCGTACCGATGAGCAGGAAACCGATGAGCAGGCCGAGCGACACGGCTTTCATTCCCGCCTCCAGGATGAGAGACTGCATGAAGAGCGTCGTCTCAAAACCCTCGCGGAAAATCGTCATGAAGCCGACACCCATCAAGGCGAGATTCTCCCAGCGGGTGGCGCGTTTGCGTTGAGCCGCCTTGCTCAGATCACGCAGGCGGGCATTCCATCCAGTCCAGTAATATTTATGGAAGACCCAGTTGGTCACCATGAGCAGGATGATCACCGCGATGACCGAGATCACGGCCTCCAGGGTTTCCCCATAGCGGGAGAGACCTTGGAGTAAAGTCTTGGAAGCAGCAAAAAGCCCTGCGCTAGCCCCCAGCGCGAGCCATGCTCCCAGACCGATACGACGGCGAATTCCCGCATTTTCCGGCCCGCGCAGTCCAGCCAGCAAGGCGGCAAGAATCACCACAGCCTCCAATCCTTCACGAGACACGATGAGCACGGTGCTGATCGTCGCGGCCATCGGGGAAAGCCCCACCTTGACCAGCGCGGCGCATTCATCGAGCGCGTCCAGCGCATGATCGTATGCACCGCTCAGCGTCTCTCCCTTGGCGCGGCTGTCGAGCGCAGCCTTGATGCCAGGCCGCCCCGGCGAGCCATCGAGAAAAGCCTTCTCCGCCTTGATCGCGAGCTGTGGATCGCGAGGCAGGGCTCGGGATTCGATTTCCAGGTCAAAGCTGGCGTAGGCGTCGACGCGCAGTTGCTCCGCCTTCCGCCACTGGCCGTCCATGGCTGCGGCAAGGGACTGGCCCAGCAGCGCGCGAATCTCCAGCACCGTCTCCGTCACTACATCCGCGCCCGTACCTGCCTTCTTCAGAGCCAGACCAAATTCCTTTTGCAGCAGCGAGGAGATCTCCTTTACGTCTGACTCGATCTCGGAAAGGGCCACCTTGCGGTTGATACCTGACTCCAGCTTCTCAAAGCCCGCGAGCAGCGTGCTGCCGTATTGGTTCAGTGCCTCCGCCTTGGTCTGACGCCACACGGGCATCAGTTCGTTCACGATCTGCCCCGCCTGGATCGTGAAGGTCTTCGCCTCGCGATATTCGAGAGGAATGATGATCTCCCCATCCCTCACTCCGGACTGGTATTCCATCGGGATCAACCGGAGGAGCTTGAGGACGATGCGCTCACGACGCTGGACGTCTTCGGCGGAGAGGAGGTTCGGATAACCCGCCTCGAGCGCGAGCCGCCATTCCGAGATCAGCTTGGGCAGATCAGTGTTTCCCGCCAGAGCCGCAGCGACGAGCTGGGTCGAGGTCACCTCGGGGGCCTGGGTCGGGGGCTTGGCCCCGACGAGAGCGAGGATCGAGGGCGGGATCAAAGAAAGCTGCTCGATCTCCGCCGAGCGGGACGCGATCAGCTGCGGTGTCGCACGTCCGTCGAGGACAAGTCGATACAGTGCATCGCTCTTTTCCCGGGCGCGGGTGATCTGCCAGAGGACATATTCCTTCGCCAACAATTGAGCGACCTGTTCGCGATGAATCCCCTCGCCGCCCAGCCGTTGCAGGGCGAGAGCGCCCTCCACCGCGCTGACGTATTTCGGCAGTTTGATGATGGCACGCCACTCGCGGGCCTTCTCGACATCACCCGCCGAAAGTGCGGCCAGCATCTGGAGCGCCGCGACGTGCTGGAGGCGCGCCTGCAAATTGCCCAGCGATTGCGCCGCATCGGCTTGGGAAAAATTCTCCGATTTGTCCCAGATCGCCTTGGCGGCGGGATCAGTCAGATCCGGCAGAAAGGCCGCCCGCGCTGCCTGGATGCGGGCCTCGTCCTCGCTCGACCAGCGATTTCCATGCAGGTCGAGCAGGCTTTCATCGATTACGCCTTGCAGGGTGCTGACGTCGTCGATCACGTCAGCCCGGGACGAGTGGACCGTCAGGCCCAAGACGCCCGCGAGGAGGACGGCTTTTGCAAGGGTACGCATGGCAGAAACTACGTTTTAACTCTGCACCTTGACGCCGGAAACTGCGGCGCTCTGCTCGATCTGAGGCACGAGCTTGTCGGTCTTTTCCTTCGCCTGGGTGGCGAGTTCGTCGATCTCGGCGGCGGAGATTTCACCCTGCTTCTCGCGCTTCTCGATCAGATCGAGGAAGTGCTGGATTTCGTCAAAACCGGAGACCACGGACTTGGCGAGCGCCTTGTCCTTGGCGGCGACGCCGGATTTTACGGCATCGTACATGACTTCGCAGCTGCTCATGATGCCACGCATGTCTGAGATACGGCTGACGGCCTGGAATCGGCCCGACTTGCTCGACGAGTAGCGGGATTCCTTCCAGTCCTCAAAGTAATCGGAGAGCGTTGGTGTCATCACAACCATCGCTCCGAAACAGTCATTCACCGAGGCATTCCAGGCTTTCGCGTCGGCCACGAGTTCGCCGATCTTCTTGTTCACGTCCTTGGCCGCCGCCACGAGCACCTCCGGCTTCGGCATCGTCTTGTTGTCACCGACGGGAACCACCCAGCGCTTGTCGCCACCCCATAAGGCCGGCTCGATGATGTAGGTGAAAAGGCTGCCCTGCTTGTCGATCTTCTTGCCATTGCCGAGATCCAGCACGACCGGTGCGACACCATCAGGACCCTCCGAGGCCGGGACACCGGCATCGAGGTAGACATCATAATCCGCCATCGACTCCACGCCCGCCACGATACCCTCGACGGTTTCGTAGCCGAAGCTATCCATCGCCTTGTAGTTCTCCTGCATCTTGCCGACCAGGGCGTCCATCTTCTTTGGGTCCGCCTTGTAAGCCGCCTCGACTGAGTTTCCATTCGCGGCCACGACCGCCGCGTAGGCATCGCTGTTTTTGACGAACTCCTCGGAGGCGTTGTGCATGCGCTCCAGGCGCTCGACCAAGTATTTCTTCACGCTGGCAGCCGTGGCGGGCGCATCCTGCGCCTGCACTGCACCGCAAATTGCCAGAGTCAGCATACCTGCCCGAAGAAAAGACGAAAACTTCATATTGAGATTGAGTCGCACTCTTAACCAGTCCGAAACGGTTTGCGAGGGAAAAATTTGGCGGGGAATTGCGACAAAAAGACCCGGATTTGCGCTTGAGATCACGTTTTTGGCAGAGAAACTGACCCCCGTGAGACACCTCCACCTGTCCCTCATTCTCTCTCTTGCCATGATATCCATCGCCCACAGCCAGTCTGAACCCTTCTATATCGGCACCTACGGGAAAGCCTCGGAGAACCAGGGCATCTGGCGCTCGACGCTCGACACCAAAACGGGAAAACTGAGCAAGCCCGTGCTGGCCGCCGCAGCGGATAACTCCGGGTTCGTCGCCATCACCCCGGACAACGAATACCTTTATGCGGCGGTGGAAAGCGGAGACGCCTCGATGGCAGCCGCTTACAGGGTCGATGAAGACGGAAAGCTCACCCTGATCAACCAGCAGCCCTCTGGCGGCAAGGGAACCTGCCACGTCTGGCTCGCGCCGGGTTACGTGTTCGTGGCGAATTACGGCGGAGGCAGCGCCGCGTGCTTCGTCACCAACCCCGATGGAGCCCTCGGCGAGCGCACCTCGCTCGTCTCCTTTACCGGGTCCGGCCCAAACCCCAAGCGCCAGCAGCGCCCGTACGGACACTCCGTCATCACCGACCCGGAGCTGAAGTTTGCCTATGTCTGCGATCTTGGATCAGACAATGTCTGGAGCTACCAGTTTGACCGCTCCACCGGCACCCTCACGCCCACTGATCCGCCGAGCGGCCGTCCACAGCCTGGTGCCGGACCGCGTCACTCCGTCATGTCGTCCGATGGCAAGTACCTCTACGTGAACGGCGAGCTGGATCTCACCTTGAATGTATTTTCCCGCGATCCTGCCAAGGGGACCCTGACGCTCATCCAAACCGAGCCTCTTTTGCCCGTGGGCACCAATACGGAAAATATCACCAGCTCCGGGATTCAGATGCATCCCTCGGGCAAGTGGATATATGTCTCCAACCGCGTCCATGACTCGATCTCGGTCTTCGCCATCGGAGAGGATGGAAGGGTCACATTCGTGGAAAATGTCCCCGCCCTCGTTCAGGTCCCCCGCGCCTTCGGCATCGATCCTATTGGGAAATGGCTCATCACCGCCGGGCAGAAAGACGGCAAACTCGCCGTCCTGAAGATCGACCCGGCGACCGGCCGCCTCACCGCCACCGATCATCGAGCAGACGTGCTCAATCCGTCCTGCATCACCTTCGTCAATCCGACTCCCAAAAATGGCGGCGCACACTGATACCTTTGAAGTCGCCACGCGCGGCAAGGGCACCTACGAGATCACCGACGAGGTCGAGCGCATCGTCCGCGCCAGCGGCATCCGCACGGGCACGGTGACGGTTTTCATCCAGCACACCAGTGCCAGCCTCATCATCTTTGAAAACGCCGACCCTTCGGCCCAGACAGACCTGAAGACGTTCTTCGAGCGCCTCGTGCCCGAAGATTCCAAAGGATTTGTCCATACCCTGGAGGGGCCGGACGACATGACATCCCACATCCGCATGGTGCTGACCCGGTCGAGCGAGGTGATTCCCCTCGCCCAGGGCCGCATGCAGCTCGGCACCTGGCAGGGCATCTTTGTCTTCGAGCACCGGCGGGCTCCCCACCGACGGCGCCTCGTCGTCAGCGTGGTCGGCGAGTGATCAGCGCGGCTTGATCACCAGCGTCAGCCACCCGGCCAGGAAAAGCAGTCCGCCGATCGGCGTGATGGCTCCCAGCCATTTGATGTTGGTAACGGCGAGGATGTAGAGGGAGCCGGAAAAAATCAGAATGCCGGCCGCCCAGAACCAAACGACAATCGGCTGACGTTCCGCCGCCCAGAGAGCAGCCACGGCGTGGAGCAGGTGATACAGCACCGCTGTCTGCCAGATGGCCAGCGTGTCATTGGCGGTCAGGGTGGCCTTGAGCCCGTGGGCTCCAAAAGCTCCGAGAGCGACTCCGAGAAATCCCAGGACGGCGGCGACTTGAATGGCGAGAGACATGGCTGGAAACTTTGGCGGGTTCCGGCCTAAAATCAACTCTCGGAAAATCGGGAGATTCCGTCGCGCAGGCGATCCTCGGGAATCTCCGGGCCGATAAAGAGCGCCAGAGGGACACGGACTGTGGGTTCCTTTCCCACGGAGAAAAACTGCGGTTCCTCGAAGCGATCCACCTTCTGAAAGACGAAAAACTCCTCTGGTTCCTCGATGAAACGGACGAGGCCCTTGGCGCGAATCACCTCGTCGGGCAGGCCGCGCAGGAACGCGGAGAAATCCGACTTTTTCACCAGTTCGGGCAGAGCGAGTTCGATCGACGAAAAGTGGCTGTCCTGGTGATGGTGATGCGAGTGCCCTTCGTGTTCGCAATGATCATGGTCGCACCCGCAGCCCGCCTTTTCCACCAGCCGGGCGCTTACGATGCTGGCCCGGGCGACGACCCTGGCCAGTTCCGCCGCCACCGTGGCGACGTCGGAAATCTGGCCCCGCACCTTGTGCTCGCGCAGGGACTCCTTCACCTCCTCGACCCGCTTCGCATCGACCACATCCTGCCGGGAGATAACGACATGCGCCGCAGTGCGGGCCTGTTCGCGCTCCAGCGCGTTGTGCCAAAAGCGCTTTTGCCAGCGCTTCCCATCGATCAGGGAAATCTGGATCGGGAGGGTGAATTTCTCGAGCCCGGGCTCCAGCGAGAGCATCTCGATCAACTGCTCGGCATCGGTAGTTCCATTGGTCTCCACCACGGCAATCGAGCCCGGCGTGTGCTGAAAAGACTCCAGTGAGGAAACCAGCTCTTCGCGCGACCCGCAGCAGACGCAATCCCCGCTAATGGCGCGGATTTCCTCGGTAAATGCCCGCAGTTGCTCCGCGTCGACACCGGCGTTCTGGTAGTCGTTGATGATCACCTTGGGGGCGACGC belongs to Terrimicrobium sacchariphilum and includes:
- a CDS encoding MGH1-like glycoside hydrolase domain-containing protein — its product is MPEAESERILARDQGREHWDLWGPYLPERQWGTVREDYSANGDAWTYFPHDHARSRAYRWGEDGLLGICDSDCRLCFSVAFWNGKDHILKERPFGLSNPEGNHGEDIKDYFYHLDNTPTHSFMRGLYKYPQTEFPYQQLREANAGRSREEPEYELVDTGIFNEGRYFDIVIEYAKFSPTDIAIRIIATNRGPDAAPLTILPTLWFRNTWSWGEEGVTTPEMHLTPDGSIRATPWGLPVHQLYGDAPDEVLFTENETNNQRLFNAPNATQYVKDAFHEYIVNGKKDVVNPANSGTKSAMVFRRMVEPGQTTVVNLRLTEHPQPAPFSTEFDALFKLREEESTEFYKAIAPGASEEDLRIQKSALAGLLWCKKFYFFPVLLWLEGDPTMPKPPAERWKLPNAFWKEMHAHDVISMPDCWEYPYFCAWDLMFQSVAFSLIDSQTAKKQNLLLRGERYTSPSSQMPAYEWALSDANPPIGGWAAWRIYSIERGIKGVGDRDYLKRAFNKLLMGYSWWANRVDQTGDNVFEGGFLGLDNIGVFDRRYPLPDGSRIEQSDGTSWMATYSLNMLNIALELAREDPIYEDIADKFLNDFIYLAASVNAKGTHGFSLWDDEDGFYYDVLRRPDGSVEYLRTRSIAGLTPLFAVESFGSEVADLFPLMRKRIEYFQKHRPHLLDELHHIGKEIDGRRLVSLVPPERLRRICERLFDENEFLSPHGIRALSRYYLDHPYTFTEGTETETLSYSPADSPVGMFGGNSNWRGPVWIPMNYLLIEALQKFGFYFGDTFKVEFPTGSGNEMNLWDISIELQKRLVSIFQQDENGKRAFNGDVELFQNDPHWKDLLIFNEYFNGDTGAGVGASHQTGWTALIAKMIRQIHTFQAD
- a CDS encoding DUF423 domain-containing protein — protein: MSLAIQVAAVLGFLGVALGAFGAHGLKATLTANDTLAIWQTAVLYHLLHAVAALWAAERQPIVVWFWAAGILIFSGSLYILAVTNIKWLGAITPIGGLLFLAGWLTLVIKPR
- a CDS encoding FTR1 family iron permease; this encodes MRTLAKAVLLAGVLGLTVHSSRADVIDDVSTLQGVIDESLLDLHGNRWSSEDEARIQAARAAFLPDLTDPAAKAIWDKSENFSQADAAQSLGNLQARLQHVAALQMLAALSAGDVEKAREWRAIIKLPKYVSAVEGALALQRLGGEGIHREQVAQLLAKEYVLWQITRAREKSDALYRLVLDGRATPQLIASRSAEIEQLSLIPPSILALVGAKPPTQAPEVTSTQLVAAALAGNTDLPKLISEWRLALEAGYPNLLSAEDVQRRERIVLKLLRLIPMEYQSGVRDGEIIIPLEYREAKTFTIQAGQIVNELMPVWRQTKAEALNQYGSTLLAGFEKLESGINRKVALSEIESDVKEISSLLQKEFGLALKKAGTGADVVTETVLEIRALLGQSLAAAMDGQWRKAEQLRVDAYASFDLEIESRALPRDPQLAIKAEKAFLDGSPGRPGIKAALDSRAKGETLSGAYDHALDALDECAALVKVGLSPMAATISTVLIVSREGLEAVVILAALLAGLRGPENAGIRRRIGLGAWLALGASAGLFAASKTLLQGLSRYGETLEAVISVIAVIILLMVTNWVFHKYYWTGWNARLRDLSKAAQRKRATRWENLALMGVGFMTIFREGFETTLFMQSLILEAGMKAVSLGLLIGFLLIGTLGVAVFAIGAKLPYRKMLVVTGVLVIFVLFTFLGSTTRLFQTVGWLPVHPIPGLELPSWMGIWLGLYPTWEGILIPFATFAYVGGMWLFVKITARRAQAQAEEAGPDFRAAASH
- a CDS encoding SDR family NAD(P)-dependent oxidoreductase, coding for MKLEGKVALVTGSAQGIGQAIAIRLAKEGADVIIDDRLGNTGAQETCKEIESLGRKSLVVGGDLANLADNRRLITEGVSNFGKIDILVNNAGVEKGADFWNVTEADYDFVLNINLKGTYFLTQDFVNHLRDTKRTGKIINVSSVHEELPFPHFSTYCASKGALKMLCRDLAIELAPLGITINNIAPGAIETPINTKLLNSPDLMKALLSNIPLNRLGKPGDVAGVAAFLASEDADYITGTTIVVDGGLLWDYSEQ
- a CDS encoding secondary thiamine-phosphate synthase enzyme YjbQ, with product MAAHTDTFEVATRGKGTYEITDEVERIVRASGIRTGTVTVFIQHTSASLIIFENADPSAQTDLKTFFERLVPEDSKGFVHTLEGPDDMTSHIRMVLTRSSEVIPLAQGRMQLGTWQGIFVFEHRRAPHRRRLVVSVVGE
- a CDS encoding GTP-binding protein; the encoded protein is MTPLVVIVGFLGSGKTTFLKSLLPELKSQGVAPKVIINDYQNAGVDAEQLRAFTEEIRAISGDCVCCGSREELVSSLESFQHTPGSIAVVETNGTTDAEQLIEMLSLEPGLEKFTLPIQISLIDGKRWQKRFWHNALEREQARTAAHVVISRQDVVDAKRVEEVKESLREHKVRGQISDVATVAAELARVVARASIVSARLVEKAGCGCDHDHCEHEGHSHHHHQDSHFSSIELALPELVKKSDFSAFLRGLPDEVIRAKGLVRFIEEPEEFFVFQKVDRFEEPQFFSVGKEPTVRVPLALFIGPEIPEDRLRDGISRFSES
- a CDS encoding lactonase family protein produces the protein MRHLHLSLILSLAMISIAHSQSEPFYIGTYGKASENQGIWRSTLDTKTGKLSKPVLAAAADNSGFVAITPDNEYLYAAVESGDASMAAAYRVDEDGKLTLINQQPSGGKGTCHVWLAPGYVFVANYGGGSAACFVTNPDGALGERTSLVSFTGSGPNPKRQQRPYGHSVITDPELKFAYVCDLGSDNVWSYQFDRSTGTLTPTDPPSGRPQPGAGPRHSVMSSDGKYLYVNGELDLTLNVFSRDPAKGTLTLIQTEPLLPVGTNTENITSSGIQMHPSGKWIYVSNRVHDSISVFAIGEDGRVTFVENVPALVQVPRAFGIDPIGKWLITAGQKDGKLAVLKIDPATGRLTATDHRADVLNPSCITFVNPTPKNGGAH
- a CDS encoding imelysin family protein encodes the protein MKFSSFLRAGMLTLAICGAVQAQDAPATAASVKKYLVERLERMHNASEEFVKNSDAYAAVVAANGNSVEAAYKADPKKMDALVGKMQENYKAMDSFGYETVEGIVAGVESMADYDVYLDAGVPASEGPDGVAPVVLDLGNGKKIDKQGSLFTYIIEPALWGGDKRWVVPVGDNKTMPKPEVLVAAAKDVNKKIGELVADAKAWNASVNDCFGAMVVMTPTLSDYFEDWKESRYSSSKSGRFQAVSRISDMRGIMSSCEVMYDAVKSGVAAKDKALAKSVVSGFDEIQHFLDLIEKREKQGEISAAEIDELATQAKEKTDKLVPQIEQSAAVSGVKVQS